The nucleotide window CACCTATACCGGGCGCAGCGTGCGCGACAACGCACCTCTGCCGCCCTCGACCGCGGTCGACGAACTGCTCGATTTCACGGGACAGTTGCTTGCCCCGGTATCCGCGGGGTACACGCTCGAGGCACAGCGCGAGGCGCGCGACGCCCTGATCGTGCTGCATCCGTTGCAACCGTTTTCCCCGGCTTATTTCGACGGTCGCGACGCGTCGCTCTTCAGCTACGACGTGTCCAACGGCGACGCCGCGCGGGCGTTGGCCGACCCCCTGGCCGTGCCCGCATCAGACGTCCCCGAGGCGCCCTTCGTGCGAGAAGCGCTGCCCGCCGTGGCGCAGACGCATCTGACGCTCGACGACCTGCTCCGCTTCTGGCGGCATCCCGGCCGTGCGTGGGCAAGGGACCGACTGGGACTGTCGCTGGGGGAGATGCTCACCGAAGTGGAGGACGATGAGCCGTTCGTGCTGGATTGGGCGGGCCGCGATGCGCTGGCGTCCAGGCTGCTGCCGCGATTGCTGCGCGACGATGCACGCGACGCCCGCCATCATGCCGAAGCCGTCGAGCGAATCGCCCGCGTGAGTCATGAGTTGCCGGGCGGCGCGACAGGCGCGGTCTGGCGCCGGCGCGAGCTGGGTGGCTTGCGCGCGCTCGCGGCGCAGGTGCGCGAGGCCCAGGCCGAAGGGACGCAGGAGCTATTGGTGGCCCTGCCGTTGACGCCGGCACTGCCGCCGTCGTGGAAGGCATCGACGCCGGCCGCATGGCACGGTGACGCGACCTTGTCGGCGCAGTGTCTGTTGCAAGGACGGCTCGCACCGGTTTCGCGTTACGGGCTGGTGATGTATCGCTATGGCAGCATGCGTCCAAGCGATCTGCTCGCCGCGTGGCTGGCGCATCTTGCCTTGTGTGCGCATTTGCAGCAGAGCGCGCATGCCGGTCTGGATGTGGCGCCAAGAACGTTGTGGTACGGCGAGAACGAGACGTTCGCCCTTCGTCCCGTGGAAGACGCGGCGGCGTTGCTCGCCCAATGGGTGGCGTTGTACCGGCTGGGCCAGACGCGCCCGCTACCGTTTTTCGCACGCAGCGCGTGGAAGCTGGCGAGCACCGGCAGGGCCGCAGAGGCCGAGAGCGCCTGGCAGGGTTCGGCGTTCGCACGCGGTGATGCCGACGATCCTTACACGCGGCTACTTTGGCGCGGCGTGGAGAATCCCTTGGCGCCGCCCTTCGATCTGCTTGCGAATACCGTGTTCGGGCCGGTGGTTCAACATCTCGAAGTCGTGGAGGGCGCATGACGCAACTCATCGACCTCGACGTGTTCGGCTGCGATCTGGACGGCGTCTGCCTGATCGAAGCGTCGGCCGGCACCGGCAAGACGTGGAACATTTGTGCGCTGTACGTTCGGCTGTTGCTCGAGAAACAACTGACAGTCGAGCAGATTCTCGTCGTGACGTTCACCAATGCCGCGACCGCCGAACTGCGCGAGCGGATTCGCGCACGCCTGGCCGGACTGGTGGCCGCCATGGCACCGGTGTTCGATGAGGCATCGAACGACTGGCATGACGAGGACGTGGATGAGGGGGAGGGGTTCTCCGATTTCGATCCCGACGCCAGCGACGACCCGTTGTTCAGCGTGATGATCGCCGGGCTGATCGAGCGCGGCGAGATGACGCCGAAAGCCGTTCGCGACTGTCTTCAGACCGCATTGCGCGGGTTCGACCAGGCGTCGATTCATACGATTCATGGATTCTGTCAGCGGGCGTTGGCGGAAGTCCCGTTCGCGGCCGGGCTGCCGTTCGCCTACGAGTTGGTGCCGGACGACAACGGTGTGCGCCACGATCTGGCTGTCGATTACTGGCGACGGGTGGTCGAGCCGCTCGCGGCGCAGGACGATGGCTTCGCGGCTTGGCTCGTCGATCGCAAACGCTCGCCGGGCACGCTCACCGACCAGTTGGCGCGCCGCCTGAAGAAGCCGATGTCGGCGTTGCGTTGGCCGCCTGCCGTCGACGCCGCCCCGCCATCGCCCGACGACGCCCTGCTCGCGACCTACCGGGCCGCGCGCGAATGCTGGGAGGCGCAAGCCGCGGTCATCGCCGACCTGATGCGCGCCGCGCTGCCGTCGTACAAAAAGAACATCTATCACGAAGGATCGCTCTCCCAGGCGGTTGCCGCGTGGCGCCGTTACCTGTCGGCAGGCGACGTCGGCGCGCCGCTCGGGCAGAAGGCCGAACTGCTCACGAGCGCACGTCTGGCCAAGGACATCAAGAAGGGGGAGACGCCGCCCGATCATCGGTTCTTCGACATGGCGGATGTGCTGGTTCGTGCGCGCGCCGACGCCGACGATCGCTACGCCATGCAATGGCTGCGAATCCTGCGCGACTGGCTGGCGCAGGCGCCCGAGCAACTGGCGCTTCGCAAGCGCGAGTTGCGTGTGGTGTCGTTCGACGACCTGCTCGGCAACATCGCACGTGCACTCATGCAGCATCCGGAGTTGGCCGATGCCCTGCGAGAGCGCTATCCCTGCGCGCTGATCGACGAGTTTCAGGACACCGATCCGTTGCAGTTCGCCATCTTCAGCGCGGTTTACGGAAACGGTGGACACGGCGGACACGATGGACACAGCGGGCACCGTGGACAGCGCACGCCCACCTCGCCCGCGCAGGGGCGTGGACCGATGTTCATGGTGGGCGACCCGAAGCAGGCCATCTACAGTTTCCGCGCGGCCGATCTGCACACTTATCTGTCCGCGCGCCAGAACGCCGATGCCGCCTATACGCTGGCGGTCAATCAGCGTTCGACGCCGGCCATCATCGACGCCGGCAACCGCCTGTTCGGCGCCAACGACCGGGCGTTCGTGCTCGAAGGGCTCGAATATCCGCCGGTACGTCCGGGCGCGCGGCGTCGTCCTCCGCTCACCGACGTGCGGGACGTCGCCGACTTCACGGTCTGGTGGCTGCCCGACGATGACGAGCCGCTGTCGAAGGACGACGCGTTGCAGGCCTGCGCGAAGGCCACCGCTGCCGAGGTGGCGCGCTTGCTGGCCGGTGCCTCGCGCGGGGACGTCCTCGTCGGCGAGCGCCCTCTCGCGCCGGGCGATATTGCCGTGATCGTCCAGACGCACCGCCAGGGGGCGCTGATGAAGGCGCGCCTTGCCGAACACGCCGTGGGTAGCGTGGAACTCACGCAGGATTCCGTATTCGCGAGCGAAGAGGCGGAAACCCTGTTGCGGGTGTTGCGAGCGGTGGAGTCGCCGGGCGATGTTCGTGCGCTGCGCTCGGCGCTGGCGACGGAACTGTTCGGTCTCGACGCCACCGCGTTGTATCGCATGCAGACGAGCGAGGCGTCCGACGCCGAAGCCATTGCGTGGATCGAGCGACTTCAGCGGTATCGTCAGTTATGGGCGGACCGGGGCTTCTCAGCGATGTGGCGCACGCTCATGCGCGAACTTGGACTGGCGGCGCGCCTGGTGGCGCAGCCCGGCGGCGAGCGACGGCTGACCAATTTCATGCACCTGGCCGAGCTGGCGCAGGCGCGCTGGGCCGAGCAGCCGGGCATGCCGGCGTTGCTGCGCTGGCTGGCCTCGCAGCGCAACGCCGGCGGTGGCGAGGAGGCCCAGTTGCGTCTCGAGTCGGACCAGAACCTGGTGCAGATCGTGACCGTGCACAAATCGAAAGGCCTGGAATACGGCGTGGTGTTCTGCCCGTTCCTGTGGGACGGCGCGGTGCGCGACGGCGGTGGTCTCGACGGGCTCGAGTATCACGACGGACCGACGGCAGTGATCGATTTCACCGACGCCGCGGGCAAGGGCTCACCGGCCGCCGCCGCGCTGCGGCAGGAGCAATCGGCGGAGCAGGCGAGGCTGCTTTACGTTGCGTTGACTCGCGCCGTCTACCGCTGCTATCTGGCCGCCGGCATTTACTCGTCGCGGCGCAGCGTGAAGGAAGCGTGCGGCGGCATGCTCAACTGGCTCGCGGCCGGGCAGGGGATCGCGTTCGACGCGTGGATCGCATCGACGATCGATACGGACGAACGGGTGCAAACCATCCGGGCCGCATGGAAGTCCCTGATCGGTGGCCCGCTCGATGTGGTGCCGTTGCCCATCGGCGATGCGCTCGACGCGGCCACGCGTGTCGCACCTTCGATGGCCCCCGAACTCGCCACGCGCACCAGCACACGCGCATTGCGTGAAGCGTGGCGCATCGGCAGCTTCTCGGGCCTGCTGGCCGGGATGCACGCCGGGCCGCAATTGGGGGGCGGTCAACTCAGCGCGCCCGAACGCACGCGTCCCGACTACGACGCGCAGGCCAACGCGGGGCCGACATTTGCCTTGCCCCCGGAAGGCGACGACGTCTGGCCGCCGTCCGATGACATTCTTCGCTTTCCGCGCGGCCCTGCGGCCGGCGAGAGCCTGCACCGGGTATTCGAACTGGCGGATTTCCAGTCGCGTGCGCAGTGGCCTCACGCCGTATCGCGTGCACTGCGGGAGCGTCCACCGGGACGAGGTGCCGAGAGCAACGACACCTGGCGCGCCATGATGATGAACATGCTCGCCGACACGCTTGCCACGTCACTGCGCCCCGGCATGCAGCTCGCCGACGTGTCGCTGGCCGAGCGACTCACCGAAATGGAATTCACCTATCCGGCCGATGCCGTCCCGCTCGAAGCGCTGCGAGGTTTGCTTCGACAGTTCGGCTATCCGGACCTGCCACTCGACGCCACGGTACTGCGCGGCTATCTCAAAGGGTTCATCGACCTGGTGTTTCGCCATGGCGGGCAGTGGTGGATTCTCGACTGGAAGTCGAACTACCTGGGCACCGCCCCGGAAAACTACGGTTCCGAGGGCTTGCGCGAGGCGATGGCCGAGCATGGCTACCATTTGCAGTATCTGCTCTACACACTGGCGTTGCATCGCTATCTGCGGCGCCGTTTGCCCGATTACGACTACGACCGCGACATGGGCGGAAGCCTCTACCTCTTTGTTCGGGGCGTGCGCCCCGACTGGGCCAACGCCCATCTGGCCGGTGACGATGTCCCCGGCGTCTTCTTCGACAAGCCGTCGCTCGACATGGTGAACGCGCTGGATCGTCTATTCGCCGCAGGGGACAACGCCGCGCTGGCGCAGGCGCTGGCGCTGGACGCGCCACCGGCCCCGCTGACGGCCGATGGGGAGGACGCATGAACGAGCTGCGTCGCACCGCCGACACGCCGTCGGGGGCGCAAGCCGACAGCGGTGTCGTGCGTCTCGCGCAAGGTTTCGCACGCCGCATGGCCCTGCTCGCCAAGGGCAACGGCGCCGACGAGGTGACGTGCCGCTATGTCTGGCGTGCCTCGCTTGCCGTAAGCCTCGCGACTGCGGAAGGTCATGTGTGCGTGCCCCTCGGCGACCTGCTCGACACCCAGGCCAGCGGCGAGTTGTTTCCTGGCGACGCCCCTTCGCTGGCCGTCTGGCGAGAGGCCCTTTTCGCCAGTGGTCTGTGCG belongs to Pandoraea pnomenusa and includes:
- the recB gene encoding exodeoxyribonuclease V subunit beta → MTQLIDLDVFGCDLDGVCLIEASAGTGKTWNICALYVRLLLEKQLTVEQILVVTFTNAATAELRERIRARLAGLVAAMAPVFDEASNDWHDEDVDEGEGFSDFDPDASDDPLFSVMIAGLIERGEMTPKAVRDCLQTALRGFDQASIHTIHGFCQRALAEVPFAAGLPFAYELVPDDNGVRHDLAVDYWRRVVEPLAAQDDGFAAWLVDRKRSPGTLTDQLARRLKKPMSALRWPPAVDAAPPSPDDALLATYRAARECWEAQAAVIADLMRAALPSYKKNIYHEGSLSQAVAAWRRYLSAGDVGAPLGQKAELLTSARLAKDIKKGETPPDHRFFDMADVLVRARADADDRYAMQWLRILRDWLAQAPEQLALRKRELRVVSFDDLLGNIARALMQHPELADALRERYPCALIDEFQDTDPLQFAIFSAVYGNGGHGGHDGHSGHRGQRTPTSPAQGRGPMFMVGDPKQAIYSFRAADLHTYLSARQNADAAYTLAVNQRSTPAIIDAGNRLFGANDRAFVLEGLEYPPVRPGARRRPPLTDVRDVADFTVWWLPDDDEPLSKDDALQACAKATAAEVARLLAGASRGDVLVGERPLAPGDIAVIVQTHRQGALMKARLAEHAVGSVELTQDSVFASEEAETLLRVLRAVESPGDVRALRSALATELFGLDATALYRMQTSEASDAEAIAWIERLQRYRQLWADRGFSAMWRTLMRELGLAARLVAQPGGERRLTNFMHLAELAQARWAEQPGMPALLRWLASQRNAGGGEEAQLRLESDQNLVQIVTVHKSKGLEYGVVFCPFLWDGAVRDGGGLDGLEYHDGPTAVIDFTDAAGKGSPAAAALRQEQSAEQARLLYVALTRAVYRCYLAAGIYSSRRSVKEACGGMLNWLAAGQGIAFDAWIASTIDTDERVQTIRAAWKSLIGGPLDVVPLPIGDALDAATRVAPSMAPELATRTSTRALREAWRIGSFSGLLAGMHAGPQLGGGQLSAPERTRPDYDAQANAGPTFALPPEGDDVWPPSDDILRFPRGPAAGESLHRVFELADFQSRAQWPHAVSRALRERPPGRGAESNDTWRAMMMNMLADTLATSLRPGMQLADVSLAERLTEMEFTYPADAVPLEALRGLLRQFGYPDLPLDATVLRGYLKGFIDLVFRHGGQWWILDWKSNYLGTAPENYGSEGLREAMAEHGYHLQYLLYTLALHRYLRRRLPDYDYDRDMGGSLYLFVRGVRPDWANAHLAGDDVPGVFFDKPSLDMVNALDRLFAAGDNAALAQALALDAPPAPLTADGEDA